From the genome of Clostridia bacterium, one region includes:
- a CDS encoding 3-keto-5-aminohexanoate cleavage protein — translation MDKLIITACLTGAEVTREQQPNLPISPDEIAEASYQAWKAGASIVHIHARKADGTPTQDIEVYREIKEKIAKKCDVIFQPSTGGAVWHSKEERIQPVHLKPEMASLSTGTCNFGPDVFMNTEEYMETFSRVMLENGVKPEIEIFEKGMIDNALKLVKKGLLSMPIHFDFVMGVPGAIPGEPRDLVYLVSSIPAGCTWTVAGIGRAELTLAVMAIVMGGHVRVGFEDNIFYSKGVVAESNAQLVERIARIAKECGREVATPEEARKILGIRQ, via the coding sequence ATGGATAAATTAATTATAACTGCTTGTCTTACGGGAGCAGAAGTGACCAGGGAGCAACAACCCAACCTTCCAATCAGCCCGGATGAAATAGCAGAAGCATCATACCAGGCATGGAAGGCAGGCGCTTCAATAGTGCATATACATGCCAGGAAGGCTGATGGCACGCCAACTCAGGATATTGAAGTTTACAGAGAAATAAAGGAAAAGATTGCAAAAAAGTGCGATGTGATTTTCCAGCCTTCTACAGGCGGAGCGGTATGGCACTCCAAGGAAGAAAGAATTCAGCCGGTGCACTTGAAGCCCGAAATGGCTTCGCTCAGCACAGGTACATGTAATTTTGGCCCTGATGTGTTCATGAATACCGAAGAATATATGGAAACCTTTTCAAGAGTCATGCTGGAAAATGGTGTGAAGCCTGAAATAGAAATATTCGAAAAGGGCATGATTGATAATGCTCTGAAGCTGGTAAAGAAAGGGCTCCTTTCAATGCCGATACACTTTGATTTTGTAATGGGAGTTCCTGGTGCAATTCCGGGAGAGCCCAGAGACCTTGTATATCTTGTAAGCAGCATACCTGCCGGCTGCACCTGGACGGTGGCAGGCATAGGTAGGGCAGAGCTGACCCTGGCTGTAATGGCAATAGTAATGGGAGGCCATGTAAGAGTGGGCTTCGAGGATAACATATTCTATTCAAAGGGCGTAGTTGCAGAATCCAATGCCCAACTGGTTGAGAGAATAGCAAGGATAGCCAAAGAATGCGGCAGAGAAGTGGCAACACCTGAGGAAGCAAGGAAGATACTGGGTATCAGGCAATAG